In one window of Candidatus Avedoeria danica DNA:
- a CDS encoding NAD-dependent deacylase: MPSSLPETVAAPLTAAAEAVRASRRVVVLTGAGMSAESGIPTFRDAGGIWSMFDPDDVATPRAFERDAGKVWRWYAERRRSMAGARPNAGHAALAALEARLAARGGSVIVVTQNIDGLHRAAGSRNVVAVHGDIHGARCFDCRADAGEAGAHDASTVVPPRCPACGGRLRPDVVWFGEALPMAAVGRALSAIRACDVLLVVGTSGEVEPVASFPLLALEHRAVLVEINPAPTPLSAHATHVVRAGAATALPALVEACG; this comes from the coding sequence ATGCCATCCAGCCTGCCTGAGACCGTCGCCGCCCCGCTCACCGCCGCCGCCGAAGCGGTTCGCGCGTCGCGCCGCGTCGTCGTCCTGACCGGCGCCGGCATGTCGGCCGAGAGCGGGATCCCGACGTTCCGCGACGCGGGCGGGATCTGGTCGATGTTCGACCCCGACGACGTCGCCACGCCGCGCGCGTTCGAGCGCGACGCGGGCAAGGTGTGGCGCTGGTACGCCGAGCGGCGCCGGTCGATGGCCGGCGCCCGGCCGAACGCCGGCCACGCGGCGCTGGCGGCGCTCGAGGCACGGCTCGCGGCGCGGGGCGGGTCGGTGATCGTCGTGACGCAGAACATCGACGGCCTTCACCGCGCTGCCGGCAGCCGGAACGTCGTCGCGGTCCATGGGGACATCCACGGCGCGCGGTGCTTCGACTGCCGTGCCGACGCGGGCGAGGCCGGTGCCCATGACGCTTCGACCGTCGTGCCCCCGCGCTGCCCCGCTTGCGGCGGTCGGCTGAGGCCGGACGTCGTGTGGTTCGGCGAGGCGCTGCCGATGGCGGCCGTCGGGCGGGCACTGTCCGCCATCCGCGCGTGCGATGTGCTGCTCGTCGTCGGGACGTCGGGCGAGGTCGAGCCGGTGGCCAGCTTCCCGCTGCTCGCGCTGGAGCACCGCGCCGTCCTCGTCGAGATCAACCCGGCGCCGACGCCGCTGTCGGCGCATGCCACCCACGTCGTGCGCGCCGGAGCGGCCACGGCGCTGCCGGCGCTCGTGGAGGCGTGCGGATGA
- a CDS encoding MGMT family protein: MSAATPPAATFFDHVYAVVRRVPRGRVTTYGAVALMLGQPRGARAVGYALNALKDRGGDPAYGDVPWQRVINAQGRISIVNREYDAAEQAARLRAEGVAVDETLRIDLDRYAWDGLDWAEVAAIIGVR, translated from the coding sequence ATGTCTGCGGCAACCCCGCCCGCCGCCACGTTCTTCGACCACGTCTACGCCGTCGTCCGCCGCGTCCCCCGCGGCCGCGTGACGACGTACGGCGCGGTGGCGCTCATGCTCGGCCAGCCGCGCGGGGCGCGCGCCGTCGGCTATGCGTTGAACGCGCTGAAGGACCGTGGAGGCGATCCGGCGTACGGCGACGTGCCGTGGCAGCGCGTGATCAACGCACAGGGCCGGATCAGCATCGTGAACCGCGAGTACGACGCAGCGGAGCAGGCGGCGCGGCTCCGGGCCGAGGGGGTCGCGGTGGACGAGACGCTGCGGATCGACCTCGACCGCTACGCGTGGGACGGCCTGGACTGGGCGGAGGTGGCCGCGATCATCGGCGTGCGTTAG
- a CDS encoding formate--tetrahydrofolate ligase, with translation MPFPSDLEIAQAATLRPIDDIATGMGLELDEIEHYGRDMAKVRLEAIDRLAARPLAKVVLVTAVTPTPLGEGKTTTTVGLAQALNRLGRPTTLAIRQPSQGPTFGIKGGAAGGGYSQVVPMEQINLHLTGDIHAVVAANNLLAAMIDNHLFHGNELGIDPYSVTWRRVLDVSDRTLRNVTIGLGTKGDGPMRQTGFDIAVASEVMAILALTTGLKDMRARMARIVVAQTRDGKPVTAEDLGAAGAMTALMKEAIKPNLVQTLENGPALVHAGPFANIAHGNSSVLADLIGTRTGDFFVTEAGFGADIGAEKFFNIKCRASGLRPDAAVIVTTVRAMKLHSGKFRVVPGKPLPDGMLAESAEDVLAGAPNLAKQIENVQLHGVTPVVCINRFGTDHDSEVAAIVDVAAAAGCRAAVSTHFADGGAGGEALARAVIEAAEEPSQFRFLYEIDLPIKAKIEAIATKVYGASGVTYESAAEGQIKRFEAAGFGNLPICMAKTHLSLSDDPKKLGAPTGFTVRVREVRASIGAGFIYPLLGEMRTMPGLPSHPAAENVDVDFETGEVVGLF, from the coding sequence ATGCCCTTCCCATCCGACCTCGAGATCGCCCAGGCCGCCACGCTCCGGCCGATCGATGACATCGCCACCGGGATGGGCCTCGAGCTCGACGAGATCGAGCACTACGGTCGCGACATGGCCAAGGTCCGGCTGGAGGCGATCGACCGGCTGGCGGCGCGTCCGCTGGCCAAGGTGGTCCTCGTGACGGCCGTCACGCCCACGCCGCTGGGCGAGGGCAAGACGACGACGACCGTCGGGCTGGCGCAGGCGCTGAACCGGCTCGGGCGGCCGACGACGCTCGCGATCCGCCAGCCGTCGCAAGGGCCGACGTTCGGGATCAAGGGCGGCGCGGCGGGCGGCGGCTACAGCCAGGTCGTGCCGATGGAGCAGATCAACCTGCACCTGACGGGCGACATCCATGCCGTCGTGGCCGCGAACAACCTGCTGGCGGCGATGATCGACAACCACCTCTTCCACGGCAACGAGCTCGGGATCGACCCGTATTCCGTCACGTGGCGGCGCGTGCTCGACGTCAGCGACCGGACGCTGCGCAACGTCACGATCGGCCTCGGCACGAAGGGCGACGGGCCGATGCGGCAGACCGGCTTCGACATCGCGGTCGCCAGCGAGGTGATGGCGATCCTGGCGCTCACGACCGGCCTGAAGGACATGCGGGCGCGGATGGCGCGGATCGTCGTCGCCCAAACCAGGGACGGCAAGCCCGTGACGGCCGAGGATCTCGGCGCGGCGGGGGCGATGACGGCGCTGATGAAGGAGGCGATCAAGCCGAACCTCGTCCAGACGTTGGAGAATGGCCCGGCGCTGGTCCATGCCGGCCCGTTCGCGAACATCGCGCACGGCAACAGCTCCGTCCTGGCCGACCTGATCGGCACGCGCACCGGTGACTTCTTCGTCACCGAGGCCGGCTTCGGCGCCGACATCGGCGCCGAGAAGTTCTTCAACATCAAGTGCCGCGCCAGCGGCCTGCGCCCGGACGCGGCGGTCATCGTCACGACGGTGCGGGCGATGAAGCTGCACTCCGGCAAGTTCCGTGTCGTGCCCGGCAAGCCGCTGCCGGACGGGATGCTGGCCGAGAGCGCGGAAGACGTGCTGGCGGGGGCGCCGAACCTGGCCAAGCAGATCGAGAACGTCCAGCTCCACGGCGTGACGCCGGTGGTCTGTATCAACCGCTTCGGCACGGACCACGACAGCGAGGTGGCGGCCATCGTCGACGTCGCCGCCGCCGCCGGCTGCCGCGCCGCCGTGAGCACGCACTTCGCCGACGGCGGCGCAGGCGGCGAGGCGTTGGCGCGGGCCGTCATCGAGGCGGCCGAGGAGCCGAGCCAGTTCCGCTTCCTGTACGAGATCGACCTGCCGATCAAAGCCAAGATCGAGGCGATCGCCACCAAGGTGTACGGCGCGTCCGGCGTGACCTACGAGTCGGCGGCCGAGGGCCAGATCAAGCGCTTCGAGGCCGCCGGCTTCGGCAACCTCCCGATCTGCATGGCCAAGACCCACTTGAGCCTGTCCGACGACCCCAAGAAGCTCGGCGCGCCGACCGGCTTCACCGTCCGCGTCCGCGAGGTCCGCGCCTCGATCGGCGCCGGGTTCATCTACCCCCTGCTGGGGGAGATGCGCACGATGCCGGGGCTGCCGAGCCATCCCGCGGCGGAGAACGTGGATGTCGACTTCGAGACGGGTGAGGTCGTCGGGTTGTTCTGA
- a CDS encoding DASS family sodium-coupled anion symporter — translation MGRLDRAFALAALRWAAAPTAFAAVWLLAAGLPGSQRAVAAVFAFAVAGWVAEAQPLPVTALVSAALLVVVAGRDEKTVFAAFGDPVIPLFVGSFLLARAIEATRLGERVAWGVLAWRAVGRSPSRAVLALGAVACGVSLVASNTATTAMLLPIGLGIAGALGRAERGSPLAVATLLMLTWGSSVAVGVPVGTPPNLIGLAAIEESTGIRISFVQWAAFGLPITAVMLGACWLVLRRLYHLPGGATGAQTATLDPALAARRLSDLGPLTLAERSTLAAFVVALAAWLAPDVAAAVLGRSHPAAAWLLARLPLSVGAIGAAAALFVLPAERRPYRAVLQWTDAAHIDWGTILLFGGGIALGRAMDESGLAATIGGVAAGTFGADSLWTITALVTTAAVILSEIASNTASASILAPVAIGLAEAAGVSPIAPVLGVALGASLGFMMPVSTPPNAIVYGSGLVPQREMMRAGLVIDIVGLVVTLVGLRLILPLLGLA, via the coding sequence ATGGGACGTCTCGACCGCGCGTTCGCCCTGGCGGCGCTGCGTTGGGCTGCCGCGCCGACGGCCTTCGCGGCGGTGTGGCTGCTGGCGGCCGGCCTGCCGGGTTCGCAGCGCGCCGTCGCCGCCGTGTTCGCGTTCGCCGTGGCCGGCTGGGTGGCCGAGGCGCAGCCGCTGCCCGTCACCGCCCTCGTGTCGGCTGCGCTGCTCGTCGTCGTCGCGGGCCGGGACGAGAAGACCGTCTTCGCGGCGTTCGGCGACCCCGTCATCCCGCTGTTCGTCGGCAGCTTCCTGCTGGCCCGCGCCATCGAGGCGACGCGGCTCGGCGAGCGGGTGGCGTGGGGCGTGCTCGCGTGGCGGGCGGTCGGACGCTCGCCGTCGCGCGCCGTGCTGGCGCTCGGCGCCGTCGCGTGCGGCGTCTCGCTCGTGGCCTCCAACACCGCGACGACGGCGATGCTGCTGCCGATCGGGCTTGGCATCGCCGGCGCCCTCGGTCGGGCCGAGCGGGGCAGCCCGCTGGCTGTGGCGACGCTGCTCATGCTGACGTGGGGCTCGAGCGTCGCGGTCGGCGTGCCGGTCGGAACACCGCCCAACCTCATCGGCCTGGCGGCGATCGAAGAGTCCACCGGCATCCGGATCTCCTTTGTCCAGTGGGCGGCCTTCGGGCTGCCGATCACCGCGGTCATGCTCGGCGCGTGCTGGCTCGTACTGCGCCGGCTCTACCACCTGCCGGGCGGGGCGACGGGCGCGCAGACCGCCACCCTCGACCCCGCGCTGGCCGCTCGCCGCCTGTCCGACCTCGGCCCGCTCACGTTGGCCGAGCGGAGCACGCTCGCCGCCTTCGTCGTGGCGCTGGCCGCATGGCTCGCGCCCGACGTGGCGGCAGCGGTCCTCGGCCGCAGCCACCCGGCGGCGGCCTGGCTCCTGGCTCGCCTGCCCCTGTCCGTCGGGGCGATCGGGGCGGCGGCGGCGCTGTTCGTGCTGCCGGCCGAGCGGCGGCCCTATCGCGCGGTCCTGCAGTGGACGGACGCCGCGCACATCGACTGGGGGACGATCCTGCTCTTCGGCGGCGGCATTGCCCTCGGCCGCGCCATGGACGAGAGCGGCCTCGCGGCGACGATCGGCGGCGTCGCGGCCGGGACGTTCGGGGCCGACAGCTTGTGGACGATCACGGCGCTCGTGACGACGGCGGCCGTCATCCTCAGCGAGATCGCGAGCAACACGGCCTCGGCCAGCATCCTGGCGCCGGTGGCGATCGGCCTGGCGGAGGCGGCCGGGGTGAGCCCGATCGCGCCCGTGCTCGGCGTGGCGCTCGGGGCGAGCCTTGGGTTCATGATGCCGGTCAGCACGCCGCCGAACGCCATCGTGTACGGTTCCGGGCTCGTGCCGCAGCGGGAGATGATGCGGGCCGGGCTCGTCATCGACATCGTCGGCCTCGTCGTAACGCTGGTCGGCCTTCGGCTCATCCTGCCGCTGCTCGGGCTCGCCTGA
- a CDS encoding DNRLRE domain-containing protein — MPSPRRSIPRSAPFAAGTLSVAAAATILVAAAVGALSAGPGSALAPQPQLYAAAMDRGVHVVDYGAPAAPASVGDSQRAVPSEDAAASGNVVYVAAGAKGIGIFDMRDPKVPFLYQTIQTPRFAATRLVVDGRRLYALDPAAGARIFDITDPYDPGLKGAFHEAGQIWTGVAASGQYMVLLGAKRLLTVDVSDPGFGKALGEIARGGTDVVLRAGLAYVSDEAELGIVNVRRPAAPIVVAGEPYPQGARLTGPRIHLALGKGRSWAFVGGGLNGVDVGGVFTFDVAKPTAPASIDLFRFSAPVRSLASDGEALADDGPLGAGELVFVGTSKGLSTVAVLDAAPDKAQVLGSAVALADAEVRGVVVDPREREQATPTAVIHEQGQACVDAEADAWVSVNTRGVNHGSEPDLFVSAGGQDQALSYIRFKLGFVPADAAVVTASLEAELIQQQGGATPILQSVVDASDAAWDEATITFLNRPAHSGRYASPSIDAKAGRKLFDVTTLADAWHTGARPNHGLVLWSENTATSPIESRFGSRENTRTAPPRLCIGWTRDVTQTPAPTETATVPASQTPTPVDTLTPVPSRTPAPSTTPSTEPSATTGPSPTGEGELPTVTPRPTVDATRGPTRTALPTAAPTARPSALPTAKPAGSGFRRPDAGAPLPLRRIRRLRFGPDGELWARVPDPSGGPDIVLTRVAGRWRRWGTVEQVIEQRFSELLGKGVVPDFFAADARGRIWAGPNLYDGRAWRRLATDQIHPGGTLRHDQRTLLDRAGRAWVPFGGTTECASPLGCAAAGVRAFDADSGAGASVDVDVVPEMGEYGLEDLHFVKGQAGSGPPTLSSSATATAARNDALGRLGRWLGLVRPGGGRTPSTASTSSAASMLAADDVYVVSPSALYVLPDTITAIRYPFLPGIEDAGGETRNAGYATTSAMDPSGRLVAFTWVERHEGRTLSYQIVANTWLGTGWDTPLDLTPGSPLLIAGSAEFLRISAAAFAPDGTLWLGTSDAQVASLKEGVWTHHFTAANSPLIAGEPIQALTAAADGTLWIAQASGMLTYGGSGLVETPTIYLPRAEKK; from the coding sequence ATGCCCTCTCCCCGCCGCTCGATCCCCCGCTCCGCCCCTTTCGCCGCCGGAACGCTCTCCGTCGCCGCCGCCGCCACGATCCTCGTCGCAGCGGCCGTCGGCGCGTTGTCGGCCGGCCCAGGCAGCGCGCTGGCGCCGCAGCCGCAGCTCTACGCGGCGGCGATGGATCGGGGCGTGCACGTCGTGGATTACGGCGCACCGGCCGCGCCGGCATCCGTCGGCGACTCGCAGCGCGCCGTGCCGAGCGAGGACGCGGCGGCCAGCGGGAACGTGGTCTACGTGGCGGCCGGCGCCAAGGGAATCGGGATCTTCGACATGCGGGACCCCAAGGTGCCGTTCCTCTACCAGACGATCCAGACGCCGCGCTTCGCCGCCACGCGCCTCGTGGTGGACGGCCGGCGGCTGTATGCGCTCGACCCGGCGGCCGGCGCGCGGATCTTCGACATCACGGATCCGTACGATCCCGGGCTGAAGGGCGCCTTCCACGAAGCCGGACAGATCTGGACGGGCGTCGCAGCCTCGGGCCAGTACATGGTTCTCCTCGGTGCGAAGCGGTTGCTGACGGTCGACGTGAGCGACCCCGGCTTCGGCAAGGCGCTCGGCGAGATCGCGCGCGGCGGCACGGACGTCGTGCTGCGCGCCGGCCTGGCGTACGTGTCGGACGAGGCGGAGCTCGGCATCGTGAACGTGCGGCGCCCGGCTGCGCCGATCGTTGTCGCCGGCGAGCCCTATCCGCAGGGCGCCAGGCTGACGGGCCCGCGCATCCACCTGGCGCTGGGCAAGGGGCGCAGCTGGGCGTTCGTCGGCGGCGGCCTGAACGGGGTCGACGTCGGCGGGGTCTTCACGTTCGATGTCGCCAAGCCCACCGCGCCGGCGTCCATCGACCTCTTCCGCTTCAGCGCGCCCGTGCGGAGCCTTGCCAGCGACGGCGAGGCGCTGGCGGACGACGGCCCGCTCGGCGCGGGCGAGCTCGTGTTCGTCGGCACGTCGAAGGGCCTCTCGACGGTGGCCGTGCTGGACGCCGCGCCGGACAAGGCGCAGGTGCTCGGCAGCGCCGTCGCCCTGGCGGACGCCGAAGTGCGCGGCGTTGTCGTCGACCCGCGCGAGCGCGAACAGGCCACGCCGACCGCGGTGATTCACGAGCAAGGGCAGGCGTGCGTGGACGCCGAGGCGGACGCCTGGGTGAGCGTGAACACGCGGGGCGTGAACCACGGCTCGGAACCGGATCTCTTCGTCTCGGCCGGCGGCCAGGACCAGGCGCTGTCCTACATCCGCTTCAAGCTCGGCTTCGTGCCGGCGGATGCGGCAGTGGTCACGGCGTCGCTCGAGGCGGAGCTCATCCAGCAGCAGGGCGGCGCGACGCCGATCCTGCAGTCGGTCGTCGACGCCTCGGACGCCGCGTGGGACGAGGCGACGATCACGTTCCTCAACCGGCCGGCCCATTCAGGCCGCTACGCGTCGCCGAGCATCGACGCCAAGGCTGGGCGGAAGCTGTTCGACGTCACGACGCTGGCCGATGCCTGGCACACCGGCGCCCGTCCGAACCACGGCCTGGTGCTGTGGAGCGAGAACACCGCCACGTCGCCGATCGAGAGCCGTTTCGGCAGCCGCGAGAACACGCGCACCGCGCCGCCCCGGCTGTGCATCGGCTGGACGCGCGACGTGACGCAGACGCCGGCGCCGACCGAGACCGCCACCGTCCCGGCCTCGCAGACACCGACGCCGGTCGACACCCTGACGCCCGTCCCGTCCCGCACGCCCGCCCCGTCGACCACACCGTCGACGGAACCGAGCGCGACGACCGGCCCGAGCCCGACCGGCGAGGGCGAGCTGCCGACGGTGACGCCCCGGCCGACCGTCGACGCCACGCGCGGCCCGACGCGCACCGCCCTGCCGACCGCGGCCCCGACCGCCCGCCCGTCCGCGCTGCCGACGGCCAAGCCGGCCGGCAGCGGCTTCCGCCGTCCGGACGCCGGCGCGCCGCTGCCGCTGCGCAGGATCCGCCGGCTGCGCTTCGGCCCCGACGGCGAGCTCTGGGCGAGGGTGCCCGATCCGAGCGGCGGGCCCGACATCGTCCTGACGCGTGTCGCCGGGCGGTGGCGGCGGTGGGGGACGGTCGAGCAGGTGATCGAGCAGCGCTTCAGCGAGCTCCTCGGCAAGGGCGTCGTGCCGGACTTCTTCGCCGCCGACGCCCGCGGCCGGATCTGGGCCGGCCCGAACCTGTACGATGGCCGCGCCTGGCGCCGGCTGGCGACGGACCAGATCCACCCCGGCGGCACGCTGCGCCACGACCAGCGAACGCTCCTCGATCGCGCCGGCCGCGCCTGGGTGCCGTTCGGCGGCACGACGGAGTGCGCCAGTCCGCTGGGCTGCGCCGCCGCTGGTGTGCGCGCGTTCGACGCAGACAGCGGCGCGGGCGCGAGCGTCGACGTCGACGTCGTGCCGGAGATGGGGGAGTACGGGCTCGAGGATCTGCACTTCGTCAAGGGGCAGGCCGGCTCTGGCCCGCCGACGCTCTCGTCGAGCGCAACGGCGACCGCAGCGCGGAACGACGCGCTCGGCCGGCTTGGGCGCTGGCTCGGCCTCGTGCGGCCGGGCGGCGGGCGCACGCCGTCCACGGCATCGACGTCGTCCGCGGCGTCCATGCTCGCCGCCGACGACGTCTACGTCGTGAGCCCGTCCGCGCTCTACGTCCTGCCGGACACGATTACCGCAATCCGCTACCCGTTCCTGCCCGGCATCGAGGATGCGGGCGGCGAGACGAGGAACGCGGGTTACGCGACGACTTCGGCCATGGATCCTTCGGGGCGGCTCGTCGCCTTCACCTGGGTCGAACGGCACGAGGGCCGGACGTTGTCCTATCAGATCGTCGCGAACACGTGGCTCGGCACGGGCTGGGACACGCCGCTGGATCTCACGCCCGGCAGCCCGCTCCTGATCGCCGGCTCGGCCGAGTTCCTGCGGATCTCCGCCGCAGCCTTCGCGCCGGACGGCACGCTCTGGCTCGGGACGAGCGACGCGCAGGTGGCGTCGTTGAAGGAGGGCGTGTGGACGCACCACTTCACGGCCGCGAACAGCCCGCTGATCGCCGGCGAGCCCATCCAGGCGCTGACGGCGGCGGCGGACGGCACGCTGTGGATCGCGCAGGCGAGCGGGATGCTGACGTACGGCGGGAGCGGGTTGGTGGAGACGCCGACGATCTATCTGCCGCGGGCGGAGAAGAAGTAG
- a CDS encoding aldo/keto reductase, protein MDPLHLGRTGLKVSRFCLGTMNFGQHADEPTSWAIMDRALELGLNFFDTANVYGGVRGEGITEQIIGRWLAQGDGRRELIVLATKVYGIMGDGPNDRRLSAHHIMRACEGSLKRLGVETIDLYQMHHVDRMTPWAEIWQAMDILVQQGKVRYVGSSNFAGWHIAQGQEAAVRRGSLGLVCEQSKYHLACRHVELEVLPACQAYGLGVIPWSPLAGGMLGGALAKAAEGRRATEPQLKEIARHHPQLERWEALCTRLGQPPADVALAWLLHQPAVTAPIIGPRTVRQLDDCLLALEIALDAETLAEIDAIWPGPGGQAPEAYAW, encoded by the coding sequence ATGGACCCCCTCCACCTCGGACGGACCGGCCTGAAGGTCAGCCGCTTCTGCCTCGGCACGATGAACTTCGGCCAGCACGCCGACGAACCGACGAGCTGGGCGATCATGGACCGGGCGCTCGAGCTCGGGCTGAACTTCTTCGACACGGCCAACGTGTACGGCGGCGTGCGGGGCGAGGGGATCACCGAGCAGATCATCGGGCGGTGGCTGGCGCAGGGGGATGGGCGGCGGGAGCTGATCGTCCTGGCCACGAAGGTCTACGGGATCATGGGCGACGGGCCGAACGACCGCCGGCTGTCGGCCCACCACATCATGCGTGCCTGCGAGGGCAGCCTGAAGCGGCTCGGCGTCGAGACGATCGACCTCTACCAGATGCACCACGTGGACCGCATGACGCCGTGGGCGGAGATCTGGCAGGCGATGGACATCCTCGTCCAGCAGGGCAAAGTGCGCTACGTCGGCAGCAGCAACTTCGCCGGGTGGCACATCGCCCAGGGACAGGAGGCCGCGGTGCGGCGGGGCTCGCTCGGGCTCGTCTGCGAGCAGAGCAAGTACCACCTGGCCTGCCGCCACGTCGAGCTCGAGGTGCTGCCGGCGTGCCAGGCGTACGGCCTCGGCGTGATCCCGTGGAGCCCACTGGCCGGCGGAATGCTCGGCGGGGCGCTGGCGAAGGCGGCCGAAGGGCGGCGGGCCACGGAGCCGCAGCTGAAGGAGATCGCCCGCCACCACCCGCAGCTCGAGCGCTGGGAGGCGCTGTGCACCCGGCTCGGTCAGCCGCCGGCCGACGTCGCGCTGGCATGGCTCCTCCACCAACCTGCCGTGACGGCGCCGATCATCGGCCCGCGGACGGTCCGGCAGCTGGACGATTGCCTGCTGGCGCTCGAGATCGCGCTGGACGCCGAGACGCTGGCCGAGATCGACGCGATCTGGCCGGGGCCGGGCGGGCAGGCGCCGGAGGCGTATGCGTGGTAG
- a CDS encoding L,D-transpeptidase family protein, which translates to MRASHIRNQRSPATHRLAQRVAAAAAVACTLTLARAVTAHADSLVVVGPGDTLSAIAAAHDTTVESIVARNGLASADVIFSGQRLLVPDGMSEDGMSGDDREPEPIVDLDAAAERPSAAAAAPVPTDRTGAATNEAADPLVDTADAQVDAVWHVAAPGDTLFTIAMTHGTTVQAIARANGIGPAGFIRVGRRLVVPGATRGIGGGASGNGGAATSGNPDEAAGEDANGSDDAARGVGASGVDMESEASAGIAASPGGVRRIVIDLSDQTVSALAGGRLVNRFIASTGSAWTPTPVGEFAVYARLDRQRMTGPGYDLPNVPFVQYFTGSYAIHGAYWHQNFGVPVSHGCVNLQPGDAAWLYDWADYGTPVIVQR; encoded by the coding sequence ATGAGGGCTTCGCACATCCGCAACCAGCGCTCACCCGCGACGCACCGCCTCGCCCAACGCGTCGCGGCGGCAGCGGCCGTGGCCTGCACGCTCACGCTCGCCCGGGCGGTCACCGCGCACGCCGACTCCCTCGTCGTCGTCGGCCCCGGAGACACGCTGTCCGCCATCGCCGCCGCGCACGACACGACCGTGGAGAGCATCGTGGCGCGGAACGGCTTGGCCTCGGCCGATGTGATCTTCAGCGGGCAACGGCTGCTCGTGCCCGACGGCATGTCGGAGGACGGCATGTCCGGTGACGACCGCGAACCCGAGCCCATCGTCGACCTCGATGCGGCTGCCGAGCGTCCGTCGGCCGCGGCCGCGGCGCCGGTGCCGACGGACCGGACGGGCGCCGCCACGAACGAGGCGGCCGATCCGTTGGTCGACACGGCCGATGCGCAGGTCGACGCGGTCTGGCACGTGGCGGCGCCGGGCGACACGCTGTTCACCATCGCCATGACCCACGGTACCACGGTGCAGGCGATCGCCCGAGCAAACGGGATCGGACCGGCGGGCTTCATCCGGGTCGGCCGGCGTCTGGTGGTGCCGGGGGCGACGCGCGGCATCGGCGGGGGCGCGTCCGGCAACGGCGGCGCGGCGACGTCGGGCAATCCGGACGAGGCGGCGGGCGAGGACGCGAATGGCAGCGACGACGCCGCGAGGGGCGTGGGCGCAAGCGGCGTGGACATGGAGTCCGAAGCCTCCGCCGGCATCGCGGCATCGCCCGGCGGCGTGCGCCGGATCGTCATCGACCTGTCCGATCAGACGGTCAGCGCGCTTGCCGGCGGGCGGCTCGTGAACCGCTTCATCGCCTCCACGGGATCGGCCTGGACGCCGACACCGGTGGGCGAGTTCGCGGTGTATGCGCGCCTGGACCGCCAGCGGATGACGGGGCCGGGCTACGACCTGCCGAACGTGCCGTTCGTCCAGTATTTCACCGGCAGCTATGCGATCCACGGCGCATACTGGCACCAGAACTTCGGCGTACCGGTCAGCCACGGCTGCGTGAACCTTCAGCCGGGCGATGCGGCGTGGCTGTACGACTGGGCGGACTACGGTACGCCGGTCATCGTCCAGCGGTAG